The following coding sequences lie in one Alloacidobacterium dinghuense genomic window:
- the galE gene encoding UDP-glucose 4-epimerase GalE: MNLLVTGGAGYVGGTVAELLLRKGHEVAVYDNLCHGHRSMVPKQAEFIEGDIADRSKLDQLFSSRTFDGVMHFAALIEAGESMRRPELYFRSNSAGTLTLLESMLANGVRRLVFSSTAAVYGEPESTPIREDAPLRPTNAYGESKLLVEQMLTWINRIHGFRYASLRYFNVAGAIEGRGEAHEPESHLIPLILDVALGKRKNIKVFGRDYPTPDGTCIRDYIHVQDLAEAHLLAFEALADRDRLIYNIGNGQGFSIREVIESARRVTGHPIPVEEAERRPGDPAVLIASAEKIERELGWRRAFDKLEDIVASAWKWHPQRYTMLGASQ; the protein is encoded by the coding sequence TGCCACGGGCACCGGTCGATGGTTCCCAAGCAAGCAGAATTCATCGAGGGTGACATTGCTGACCGTTCTAAGTTGGACCAACTGTTTTCTTCCCGGACATTTGATGGAGTGATGCATTTTGCGGCGCTCATCGAGGCGGGAGAAAGCATGCGGCGGCCCGAGCTGTACTTCCGCAGCAACTCCGCTGGAACGCTCACACTGCTGGAATCGATGCTGGCGAACGGCGTCAGACGGCTGGTCTTCTCTTCAACGGCTGCTGTGTATGGCGAACCGGAGTCTACGCCGATCCGCGAAGATGCTCCGTTGCGGCCCACGAATGCCTACGGCGAGTCCAAGCTGCTGGTCGAGCAGATGCTCACCTGGATCAACCGCATTCATGGATTTCGCTATGCGAGCCTGCGGTATTTCAATGTTGCGGGCGCAATCGAAGGCCGGGGTGAAGCGCACGAACCGGAATCGCATCTGATTCCGCTGATCCTGGACGTTGCTCTGGGCAAGCGGAAGAATATCAAGGTGTTTGGCAGGGACTATCCGACGCCTGATGGAACCTGCATCCGCGATTACATTCATGTGCAGGATTTGGCAGAGGCTCATCTGCTGGCGTTTGAGGCTCTAGCCGATCGTGACCGGCTGATCTACAACATTGGCAATGGACAGGGGTTTTCCATCCGCGAGGTGATTGAATCGGCGCGGCGCGTGACTGGCCATCCGATCCCGGTTGAAGAAGCGGAACGCCGGCCAGGCGATCCGGCTGTTCTGATTGCGAGCGCGGAGAAGATCGAGCGCGAACTCGGCTGGCGGCGTGCGTTCGACAAACTGGAAGACATTGTCGCCAGCGCCTGGAAGTGGCATCCGCAACGCTATACGATGCTGGGCGCATCGCAGTAG